Below is a genomic region from Venturia canescens isolate UGA chromosome 1, ASM1945775v1, whole genome shotgun sequence.
CGAGGTATTTTAGCGTTTAGTCGTGGGAGGAAGCATCGTTTACTTGAGTTATTGACACTCGTGATAGAGAGAAGAACACGAACAGAGGAAGAACGAACATTCGGTATTGTCACTCGCACTGTAAATGTTTCGATGACACGAATTATCCGTTCTCGCTTTCAGAGACTTTGAGAACGAGAAACTTGGAGGGAGAATATGCGGAAACTCCAAATGTCAGTTACTTTCAGTTTGCGAGTCTCCAGACGTTGTTTTCCGCCTGCTGGCAGTCATCGCGACGAGGAGTCGACGCTCTCTTCATTGCAGTTGCAACGAAGCGCAGTAACAGCATTTTCGGTGTTTTGATTTCTTCTCATTACTTCGATCGTGTGCGCttgaaaaatgctttttctctttcaattaaTTTCTTATCGTTTTTTCAAGTCATGACCACTTCGGTATGAAGCTTGCAAgtaaaaaatagtcgatttacAAATTAACCATCCCGAAGGAGAACATTTTGCAGCAATAAAGGATACAGGATTCCatgaaaatgaagagaaaCCAAAACTAAAAAAAGTGCATCGAGAATCAGTGCGATAGTGAACTCTGGAATAATTCAGTCCGGAATAAATGACCAGCCATCCGAATATTTCCAACAAATGATAAGTTTTTCAGCGAAAAAATGACACTCGCTGAAAATCCCTCCGATTTCAACAGGTAATTCAAGTACTTTTGGTCTATAAGTGCGAAAGTATCACGATCATCGGACCACGCGATTTTTAAGACTCATCAGTGATTTGTCACACTCCACAGACGTTCAAtacatcgaaaaaattcagttgaaTCGCAGAGTTTTTGCAAGATCGAACGACAAGTTGAAACTTCTCACTACTTTTTAACCCACAAGTGATTCAAAGTCCGCTTCAAACTTTCTCTTCtacgtttcaatatattttttttcactactcATTATATAATTGTTTTGCTGAAATCGACGCGTCTGCGCTGTATCACAGCTTTTTAATAGGTACATTTTTACCTACGGAAAATCCGTTGTAATCGTTTTTCATGTGCGCACGAAAGTACTTGACGTCTCGAGCTGATGATACAGCCGGTGGTGTTGGATTAAATTCACGATTCTGAAGTGACGTCACGTCTCGCCGAGAATATTAATATTGCTCTGTATCTCGTTGATGTTGACAGATTGTGAcgaaaatattccaaaattGTGTTTAGGACTTCGAAGTGCTTGTTTTTGCCAACATCCTTGAGGCAGTGCGTTCGAGTAGGTGGCGAAAAAAACAAGCGAATTTGAGGAATTCCTTTCCTGATAAGCGGTTTGTCGGGTCTTATCCAAACTTGTTTTATTCGAGActataaacatgaagaaaagatttgaatattttttgagtCTGGCTGTGACAGTGGCTGGTaaagaaattattgaaaacagtaattttatcgaaaacgaaaatttggcAGACTTTTTATGTTACGCTCAGGGCTCTCCGTGTCGTGAGAGTTTTTACgaaagaaatttatttttgagcagacaaaaacagcaaaaaatcGTCCCCGAATGGAGGGAATCCCTCCAAAAAGAGGCTCCGAGATGATCACTGCTGGAGTATAGGAAAAACGTAACAAAATTGACGACTCCCTCGTTCATTCACTCCTCGGTTGCATAACTTTGCATCAAAAGGAAAATTATCGAGTCATCCACAGCACTGGCACAACGGGAAAATATTCACGagtagaaaaacaattttcgttcCTCCGAGACAGacgcaataaaaaattcggagATTGCAGACATTTACTCgaaggaaaattttgtttattttacgCGATCCAGCTCGTCGCTTATTTTTGGGCGGATTCTTATCTTGTGGGCTGTTGATAAATATTTGTTGATTTTGAAAACAGTCTCGTTCGTCAACGTCATTGGGAGAACTCTCGATGTCAGTTAATTAGAAAATGAGCATTTTGTTCTGTGGATTATTagcggtaaaaaaaaacacgctggCAAGGATGATTGTAATAAACTTGCAAATCCTATCTGCCGTTCGTCTTGGGGATTATTTCGTCCATAATTCATGTTACAACACTAATGACACACGAAGTGTTTCCAAGTATTACGAGTCGTACCATGACGCGGGAATCTTTCAATAATTAGTAATTTTTGTTCGCCAAGTCGCTGAAACATAATAAAGAGTTACGTGTAATCCGAGGATTGCATGTCGCCTCGCTAGCGAATGAAcgatcgttcatttttcgGATTCAACGTCCTCTCATTTTATGtacttttcttctctttttttttctattaagcGTTAAAATTATTCTTTTGTGATTCGAAACTTTGTCGGTTCGCAACAACCTTGGCGATTCACGTATTCGCGATCCTTTTTTGTAGCGATAGCTAAGAATTGAAGAGTCTCGGATTCAGTAGCGGAAGTGCCTcgttatttcatatttttatttcttatgctcgtaattgtttttttttttttaattgttggaAATGAGCGCAACGCGTGATTTCCTGCAATTGGCAGCTGCGGAGAGTTCAAGATCGCGAAAAAACGCTCGAACATTTGCGGCAATTGAATGTTCATTAAACTTTTCATTTCAGCCTcggtaaaaacgaaaaatcagcTGAGCCGAATGAGACCACGTTCACACCGGTATCGAAATTGAGACAATCCGTTCCTCAGATATGCGCGGTGAGCGCGAAAAATTTGCTCCTCATCACCATCGGCACCACCATAGGATTCCCGACGATTCTTCTTCCCGcgttgcagaaaaaagactcagaaatATCCGTCACAGTCGAGGATTTGACGTGGATAGGTcagttgttattttttttccaactaaaTCGAATGACTTTGCACTAAAATCGCGATTCTCCGGGCCAATAACACAATTGACTtcgattctatgacatttttcCGTTTCGTTCGATTACTCGGCTATTAAGGTTggatgaatcgaaagagcgtTACGTAGATGCGGTCAAAAAAACAATTGCCGAGAGAACGAACCTTTGGAACGATTCGACCAAGATTTTTCGTCAACATATTTTCAGAGAAATCTTTGACATTCGCTATACATTGAGATGACAAACAAAACATGACATAGagcatcattaaaatttttcttgcTATTCACTTTCCTTCTATCGTGTGTTGAAATACtaatttaaggtagatcatgccccaaggatcgtattttacgggtgtctaaattggaacgatttttacttcccaattAAAGCGATATTAACACtccaaattaatgtcagagttatcaattcgatattgtaaataaatttgttcaactTATATTTTGGCGAATAGAATTACATGCCTTTAATTcatcggggatccatcgcactgactgaaccccaaatttcaatcgtccctggctaaaatactatagctTTTATGTAAAAGATCGCATTGGAGAGCGCAAAGAgcaaacacaaagggaaatggatcaagaaaaaagaattaataaaaagacagaaggctatgacagcaTTAGGACAAGCcaataagaaacaaaatgctgaaataagcaaatgtgaggttatacgagagctcattaccaatttcgttcaatctttaacgtaatatatttttattactagtaagacaatagTCTCGAATGTTTTCTCAAACCTTCGttacatacttcattgttattgtgcacTTTTTTATGAACTTCGTTAGATTGCACCAAGATTAGATTGCAccatagatactcctaaaccaagagataaactgcttcaacccatcgaaatatcaaatgAAGTtagcgttgtgtgaaaaggtgctttagttatcgcaaaagaaaagtgggtacacattttttttcgcactccaaacgttatttcctttcaaagggaagctaatatgatgtatttaaggtattcggtgctagattaattcgtaaattttcctgattttgctccccaaggacctggtgctgcgcgcagcgaacattcaaaaactcatatttcccaacaaaaaaactgaaatgtcacaatggattcggaaactagaaagtattttgagataaaattatgaatggaataattttccgtcaacgcgaaataggtctcggtctgagagggttaagaaaattgtttcgtgtATGAACTATCTTAAAAAATGATCTTCAATCACACTTCCTTGAAGCTCTTTTCACCAAAGATTGGTTTTCTATATCAACTTTTTATGATACTcgagaacttttttttcaccaactcAAAGACGCTTATtgcgaattaatgaaaaaaataaattttgaaagattattcttaagatgatggatcagtcggtaaggacacctcgaatttttgaaattgacactctttgacatcgttcgtccgattaaaataataaaaatgtcatcgtacgcagcacgatcgcaaaaatccgatgacatttttattttatcgatcagacgaacgatgtggaaaaatttccttttcaaaatttgcagctatctctctcgcactcacgcttgtgattaccgactgatccatcgtcTTAAGACGAGTGTGCAAAAGTCTCGAAACCTGCCAAGACgttatcgatattttagtattttattttgttataaaaaatcgatattataCGTCATTTTTGACAGGCAGCATCACCCTTTTTGCTGGACCACTAGGATGCCTAGTGAGCGGACCAATATCCGAATTCATGGGAAGAAAAAAGGCGATGCTCATATCGAATATTCCGTACACGATTAGTTGGATACTCCTTTACTACGCAGCGACACCGACGATGCTCTACATTCCGATGGCACTGGGAGGGTTTATCGGCGGCCTCATCGAAGGGCCGATATTGACTTATGTCTCTGAGATTACCCAACCTCATCTCCGAGGACCGTTGTCAGCTACAGCATCAATGGCTGTAATCGTCggcgtattttttgaattcgcAGCCGGAAGTTTCGTCGATTGGAGATACGTCgctttgataaatattttatttccggttCTCTGCGCAATTACACTCTCCATGGTTCCGGAGAGTCCTTACTGGTTGGCTGGtaaagaaatttcatttcgatcGGTTCACTGGTAATGTGTCACTCATGAGTACAAATTATAACAAATTTCTCAGTTTTTCATTAATCTTCACAACAATTAGGACGGAAAAACGgatcattcaataaaattcgaaatttcggcCTGAGTATAGCGCAaagtaggggagaccggggctcgttggtcaatttttcaaactattgCTTATAAACAAAGAACTAAAGACGATTTCAAAAACCAAATGGTTGTTTCGAATAGAACCTTCCTCTAATGAGTGACTGAATAGCTTTTTTGACGAACCGTTTTTGTATCAAGCAACCCCACGGTCGGGGCAAGTTGATGCAAGCATTGAGGCAAGTTCACTATGGTACTATTTTTACTTGACAACCAACTATGTATTAGAGAAATTTctaaaaatcgataattattaatattatttatttgatgattCGAACAATGAATACAAAAGTTGGCACAAGTCAATGTGAAGATCATTTTTGTCGATCagtgcgagaaaaaagaatattcgATCCTCATCCTCGTCATCAAATTTAGAATTGCAGTTTttactcacacacacacacacacacagaatattatatttttactggCACACCTTGAACGGGCCCATTCAGAGCACTCACGTACATCGACGCGCTTATAAAGTACTTTCAGATCCCTtcgagaagcaaaaaaacatgGAGAAATGACGTCACGAgattttttgtagagaatttgATGCTCTACAGAATTGCTCTTGAAGTGTTTcgcgttttgaaatttcaagagTCATCAACGCACCAGGAGGAAGCAAgctcaaaaaatgttgcatcgCTGGCCACTTGTGGTaggaaattctataaaaattcaCCATTAAGGTAGAACGGTACCTGTTTTGCGGGGCAGGCGGTGAGAGGGCTACTCCTATGCTCAACTGCACATGACTTTAGTATCTGGTTTTcaatttacatgaaaaaatgataattgtcTACTTTTAGATTAAAATATAACTATTTCAACCACAACGTTCCTAATTTTGGCTAAAAAAAGCTTATTGTTTtacatttcaaaatatcaaacaTTTGCTTTAACAAAAGCAATGCAGGATTATGGTTTGACTGTTGGCTGCTCTGCTCAAGCTCGTGAGCAGCCTGTAAGTCGCACTATTTATATATAGCTATACGAGAGTGGCGTTGGTCGATGCGACATTGTCGCGTTTGGAGCTGTGTCCGCCTGAAGAGAGAGAcaaactttatgaattttcttttgcacaTTGCAGATAAACGGTGCGGTAAAATCACTGCGAATTTAGCGAGAGTTATTTTGACAGTTGGTTCAAATACTAGTGTccgtttcatcaaaaaatgccttttttaacagtagtttttcaatgtttttttgctttccccccccccccccccccgctttTCCATAAGATCAAATGTAAAAAAccaattcaattttctcagaaACAATGTGATCGAACCCGTCGAAATTTGGCGAGCAAATAGTTTACAAAATGGCGAGCAATTTCGAACGTATCTACCAATTTGCATAACCGTTCCACCTTAATCGCTCTGTTTGCTTAAAGGCAAAGGACGTGTGAAGGACGCCGAAAAGGCTCTCCGTTTTTTCCGGGGTTGGGTGAGTCCTTCCCACGTGCAAGACGAGCTCCAAACCGTGTTGAATTCAGTAGGAAATActtcggatgaaaaaaattcggataacgtgaaaaaggagaaacgtTGGGAGCCCTATTTCAAGATGAGCGTCGTCAAGCCGTTTCTACTGGTAATATCAGCCTTCGCCGGTGACGCTTTCGGGGGTTCAACCGTTGTTCAAACTTACGCGATATCCATTTTCGAAGCGTTGAACTCACCGATCGACACGTACAACGCAACTGTTTGTCTCGGCGTTGCCGAAGTCGCAGGCACTCTTCTCTGCGTCGGTCTCATCCACTTTACCGGCAAACGAAAAATATCCTTCGTTTCGATGCTCGGCACGGGCCTCTGCTACTTGGGCACATCCATTTATTCGTTTCTCTTGAACAACGGTGATATCGAGCCTGAATCATGGACATGGGCACCCACGACTTTGATCATTGGTTCTGCTCTCCTGTCGCACCTTGGCCTCAAATTAGTGGCGTGGATCCTCATCGGCGAGGTCTTTCCTGCTACGGTACGTTTAACTCGATACTCGACTCGAGATACtcctacacggagagaaaatttcagtaaaaactactatggtCCCATAGAAGTTGAGTTCTATatcggtaatatttattaattcttacgaacatacgTAGTAATTATTTGTGcagcgactcgatgaaaattgatgagtgatgtcaaaataaatacattggTACACATGTACACCGatatattatcgtacaatcgcgaatgaaattctgttatttaccatagtaaatttctaaacactttggcgtatgatcgatgcttgtgttcgagctcctcaaattttactatgttcaactgtaaatttcaattgtgaaaacgGCACTAAGTATAGCAAAACGGCATAATAATTATACTTGACAGTTCATCGTccagtcaacataaattttacaacgtttccttggtgaactatgttaagaaaaaatagcacagtttaaacctttgtcacatgaaaatacgaaatttaaaaattttcattcagaattgaTTTGGAAATTagaatatttttggtaaaaaccttcaaaatgggcgatatagaaccccaACACCATGGCAGCctagtaattcttactatttttttgtctcCGTGTAAATTTGGGACGTTCCTAATGAAGGGGCAGAAAgttttcagaaaaattctaTCGCGATGACGTTTTcctgctttttttctttcaggtTCGATCGGGAGCGACTGGCGTCGCGGCAGCGGTTGGCTACGTGGTGTTTTCGATAGCAAACAAAATTTATCTGTACATGGTGGACGGTATGAAAATTTACGGAACGTTCATGTTCTACGCAGTCATTAATTTCCTCACGTGTATTCTCATGTACTTCATTCTGCCGGAAACCGAGGGCAGATCGCTTCAAGAAATTGAAGAGCATTACGCCGGCATCAACAAAATTGCGAACAAACCGCGCAAGGAAGCTTTACCgttcaaagaaaaattcgCTGCGTCCAATCCAGTGCCTGTCAACGACGAAACGGAGAGCAAATTGTGAATTTGTTGCACATAACTGCACGGAAATAAATCCAATGATCTTTATCGTGGAATCGAATTTTCGGGTTTTCAAAACCGCGCTAAAGTCAGCGAATCTTCCACCATCGAAGATTCGACTACGTCGGTCGCCTCACCACCGACAATCATCGCTGGGGGAGCTCAAAACTACCTTCGGGACTGAAGATAAAAGGGTGTCGTTGGGACTCGTTCGAGAAGAAAATAACTTTACTgtagaaatattttaaatgtTCATGGCCAATGccagaaaatatttccagGGCTGATCTTCATTTGCTCAGCTTCTTCAAGGattcatttttcttgaaaaatattttcaatgttttgtgAGGCTTGTAGTGAGGACCACGAATCTTCgattgcaattaaaaaattgtacacgACCTTGATCTCCTTTCATGGAGATCAGagtgtcgaaatttttttctcaacgagaCCATTACATTTCCGCTTtgagaagaatgaaaaaaattcgaaatttctcgaGCTGAAAGTCCAATGCAATTTCTCGATGTCAGCATAAACGAAGAATGGACCAGAAAATggtcgagattttttttttaatttctagtTTTAGGAATAAAATGTATTTGCCTCAATCTTTActttcttttgaaaatcacGTAAAATGACAGTACATTTATTGGTGTTGATAGTAAAAAGTGGACAAAGAATCTAAAACTCCCAAAAAGTACAATAGTTTCTTGGCAACCATCACAGTTTGAAATATTCCATGAGTTGGAATGACGAATCCGTGCTACTCCGAGAGATTTTGGATTCACCAGGTATCGTGACAAATCACGCTGTAAATATGAAGGATTTTGGAAAGtttaatgagaaaataaaaaatgaagatttagGAGAAATAAATATCTCACGCAGAATCattaatgaaacttttcacccACTCGTAACGCTCCGACTAACGAAATCCTGCGCTAAATCGATCGAGATCTGCTGATGCTCGATTTTCACTGACTCCTCGGACGATCATTTCTTTTGTAAACAAAGGATAAGCAATCACTCTTGTATGTTCGAGGCAAtgaaatgaagagaaaaagaaatcgtCTCGCCGCGATAATAATGATCGACGTACGTACTCCCAACCCATTGAGTATGACAATTTAATACGCGTTGTTTCCTTCTACCAATAATAACTCTCGATAAAGTGTAATCAAAATCTAGATTCGACACGATACTCTACAATCGTagatcaacgatttcgatcACCGAAGGGGATTTATTTGCTTGCATGTTTCTTTTTCGCTCTGATAACTCATCGAGACTCCTAACACTGAATTGGGGAAAATTGTATCAACAGCGTAGTACATTCATATCCGATAATGAgataagaaaataattcaaagtttcaatacaaCGGGCAACATCATGCAAAAAATTGTGCATAGCTTCCCTCGTGAATCATCGCCTTGAATTGCGACGTTTTCCAATCACCCCCTTCGATCAGTTGATGCGAACAATTCGAACCGTTTAAAATCCCTTCCTTCAGTAAATTTTATGCTAATTTCGTCGCTGTTCTTGACTAACAGAACAGGCTTTCCGCACGGTTTTCTCGTCAATCTAATTACAAGAACGTCAGTGTTGACACGTTTTTTCGTAATAGCTGGTCATTTGGACCCTCCCGACACGAGCTATCGTCAAAATAGCGTGTCAAAGAGCAGAAACTCAATATTCTCAATCGCCCTTGTCTCTTCTGACACCAAGGAAAACTGGAATCGTTACGAAGAGctggagaatgaaaaaatgagatccGTCGTGAATCGGCACACGTTTGCTGtgtttacaatatttttattgatcgaacGATACGAAAACGAAGATTGATTATTTACGTTTATGCAGCGAAGATATCGAGGGAGGGAGACCGGGAGATCCTGGAGGGAGAAAGCGCGGAATGTACAAATGTGCCGGTAAGACTTTCAGTTGGAAAGCCTGAAGTCCCCGGACAGTTGTCGGTTGCGGGCGACGCGACGACGACACAGCGCGAAGCACTGCCGATATTTTAGTTTCCATAAAAATCAGACGTTTTTTCGATTCTGTAGATTCGTCACTTTTCTACGTTTGCATAATCAATCTTCAAGAACTACTGCCCAGTGTCAGTAAAATCTTGTTTCATCTCGAATATCTTGGTCCGTTATTCTTCGTAATCGGTCAGAGTCGAGGAATCGAAACGGAAGCATCGCGAAGCACGAGAGCAATGCAACGcaataaattgaataaatgagcCGGTAGAACCGGAATTTTTGCgaagaaacacaaatattcatCGATTTCGAGGACACGCGTGAAATGAAGGTTAAACTGCGATAGTGAAACAGTGAGGTGAGCACATTCTGGTCAATGCCACAGCCGAGCCATATCGTGCATTCGTGAAACAAGATTTCAGGACCTCGACAAATAACTCGGCCACGAAATGACCCTCGCAGAAACCATCACCGAACCGGCCAGGTAATTCGttcgttcaatctttcattttattaatcgagtttttttctgCTTGCTCCATCTGCTCAGCACTTCCTTTTGAAATATCGTATCGTAGCGTCCTAGCACTTCGACCGTGATTGAAATACCCTTGAGGTCGTGTAACGCAGCCTCTTATTATGACAACAATGACTGTTGACTGCACTCATTGGAATGAAAGTTCAAAAGACCTTTTCACTGCTATTTGAATTAACAATTAATAAGATTTCATACTTTATTATTGTTCTTCAAAAGATTCTTTTCGTTGTAGGAaacagtaaaattttttcttctatataatggaaaaaatcttGCTGCTAAACACTACTGAAACGTTGATCGGATCGTGTAGGAAATCATGTCAAGTCTTGGGACCATAAAAC
It encodes:
- the LOC122414609 gene encoding facilitated trehalose transporter Tret1-like isoform X2; amino-acid sequence: MRGEREKFAPHHHRHHHRIPDDSSSRVAEKRLRNIRHSRGFDVDSITLFAGPLGCLVSGPISEFMGRKKAMLISNIPYTISWILLYYAATPTMLYIPMALGGFIGGLIEGPILTYVSEITQPHLRGPLSATASMAVIVGVFFEFAAGSFVDWRYVALINILFPVLCAITLSMVPESPYWLAGKGRVKDAEKALRFFRGWVSPSHVQDELQTVLNSVGNTSDEKNSDNVKKEKRWEPYFKMSVVKPFLLVISAFAGDAFGGSTVVQTYAISIFEALNSPIDTYNATVCLGVAEVAGTLLCVGLIHFTGKRKISFVSMLGTGLCYLGTSIYSFLLNNGDIEPESWTWAPTTLIIGSALLSHLGLKLVAWILIGEVFPATVRSGATGVAAAVGYVVFSIANKIYLYMVDGMKIYGTFMFYAVINFLTCILMYFILPETEGRSLQEIEEHYAGINKIANKPRKEALPFKEKFAASNPVPVNDETESKL
- the LOC122414609 gene encoding facilitated trehalose transporter Tret1-like isoform X1; translated protein: MTLAENPSDFNSLGKNEKSAEPNETTFTPVSKLRQSVPQICAVSAKNLLLITIGTTIGFPTILLPALQKKDSEISVTVEDLTWIGSITLFAGPLGCLVSGPISEFMGRKKAMLISNIPYTISWILLYYAATPTMLYIPMALGGFIGGLIEGPILTYVSEITQPHLRGPLSATASMAVIVGVFFEFAAGSFVDWRYVALINILFPVLCAITLSMVPESPYWLAGKGRVKDAEKALRFFRGWVSPSHVQDELQTVLNSVGNTSDEKNSDNVKKEKRWEPYFKMSVVKPFLLVISAFAGDAFGGSTVVQTYAISIFEALNSPIDTYNATVCLGVAEVAGTLLCVGLIHFTGKRKISFVSMLGTGLCYLGTSIYSFLLNNGDIEPESWTWAPTTLIIGSALLSHLGLKLVAWILIGEVFPATVRSGATGVAAAVGYVVFSIANKIYLYMVDGMKIYGTFMFYAVINFLTCILMYFILPETEGRSLQEIEEHYAGINKIANKPRKEALPFKEKFAASNPVPVNDETESKL